One segment of Bradyrhizobium sp. WD16 DNA contains the following:
- a CDS encoding DUF2160 domain-containing protein: MDSFAWMAWTAPTAIFFVLLALTLGTMTWLGLAYPETERVGVLRIPTTRGDRLFVSLIAAAVIHLVWIGVVGTDPIASLPIGEGVEISSLWLATAISLLLAIVIFRKV, translated from the coding sequence GTGGACAGCTTCGCATGGATGGCCTGGACGGCGCCGACCGCGATCTTCTTCGTGCTGCTGGCGCTCACGCTGGGGACGATGACCTGGCTCGGGCTCGCCTATCCCGAGACCGAGCGGGTCGGCGTGCTGCGCATCCCGACCACCCGCGGCGACCGGCTGTTCGTTTCGCTGATCGCCGCCGCCGTCATTCACCTCGTCTGGATCGGCGTCGTCGGCACCGATCCGATCGCGTCGCTGCCGATCGGCGAGGGCGTCGAGATTTCGAGCCTGTGGCTCGCAACCGCAATTTCGCTGCTTCTGGCCATCGTCATCTTTCGCAAGGTCTGA
- a CDS encoding carbohydrate ABC transporter permease: MQTIPGRRAIMLAFIVFLLVPIYWLVNMSFKTNGEILASMTLWPQRPTLDNYIRIFTDESWYSTYIHSLEYVVINTVISITFALPAAYAFSRFRFIGDKHLFFWLLSNRMAPPAVFALPFFNLYSALDLFDTPWAVALAHCLFNVPLAVWILEGFVSSVPREIDETAFLDGYSFPRFFIRILVPLIASGIGVAAFFCFMFSWVELLLARTLTSVNAKPIAAAMTRTVSAAGMDWGLLAAAGVLTIIPGALVIWFVRNYIARGFALGRV, from the coding sequence ATGCAGACCATTCCCGGCCGCCGCGCCATCATGCTGGCCTTCATCGTCTTCCTGCTCGTGCCGATCTACTGGCTGGTCAACATGAGCTTCAAGACCAATGGCGAGATCCTGGCGTCGATGACGCTGTGGCCGCAGAGGCCGACGCTCGACAACTACATCCGGATCTTCACCGACGAGAGCTGGTACTCGACCTATATCCATTCGCTCGAATACGTCGTCATCAACACCGTGATCTCGATCACCTTCGCGCTGCCGGCGGCCTACGCCTTCTCGCGCTTCCGCTTCATCGGCGACAAGCATCTGTTCTTCTGGCTGCTGTCGAACCGCATGGCGCCCCCGGCGGTGTTCGCGCTGCCGTTCTTCAACCTCTATTCGGCGCTCGACCTGTTCGATACGCCCTGGGCGGTGGCGCTGGCGCATTGCCTGTTCAACGTGCCGCTGGCGGTGTGGATTCTCGAGGGCTTCGTCTCGAGCGTGCCGCGCGAGATCGACGAGACCGCTTTCCTCGACGGCTATTCCTTCCCGCGTTTCTTCATCAGGATCCTGGTGCCGCTGATCGCGAGCGGCATCGGCGTCGCTGCCTTCTTCTGCTTCATGTTCTCCTGGGTCGAACTGCTGCTCGCCCGCACGCTGACCTCGGTCAACGCCAAGCCGATCGCCGCGGCGATGACGCGTACGGTGTCGGCGGCCGGCATGGACTGGGGCCTGCTGGCGGCGGCCGGCGTTCTCACCATCATCCCGGGCGCCCTGGTGATCTGGTTCGTCCGCAATTACATCGCGCGCGGCTTCGCGCTCGGCCGGGTCTGA